From Dehalococcoidia bacterium, a single genomic window includes:
- a CDS encoding S4 domain-containing protein: MVAGRAGERLDLLLARSLPELSRSAAQRLIEQGHVLVGGHAARAGMKPRVGEAVRVVLSPPTPTELLPEPRPLAILYEDADLLALNKPAGVVVHPSAGHQTGTLVHALLAHCHDLSGIGGERRPGIVHRLDKDT, from the coding sequence CTGGTCGCCGGTCGGGCGGGCGAGCGACTCGACCTCCTTCTCGCGCGCTCCCTGCCTGAACTCTCCCGCAGCGCTGCGCAACGCCTGATCGAGCAGGGCCATGTGCTGGTTGGCGGTCATGCGGCGCGGGCGGGCATGAAGCCGCGCGTTGGAGAGGCGGTGCGGGTTGTGCTGTCTCCGCCCACGCCGACTGAGCTGCTGCCGGAGCCGCGGCCGCTCGCGATTCTGTACGAAGACGCGGATCTGCTGGCGCTGAACAAGCCGGCCGGCGTCGTCGTGCATCCCTCCGCTGGCCATCAGACCGGCACGCTGGTGCACGCCCTGCTGGCGCACTGCCACGACCTCTCCGGCATCGGCGGCGAGCGCCGGCCGGGCATCGTGCACCGGCTGGACAAGGACACC